A genome region from Arachidicoccus soli includes the following:
- a CDS encoding RsmB/NOP family class I SAM-dependent RNA methyltransferase, which yields MNNYFQKHISQAASLIVQYNGTEPLQYFLKKYFSANKKHGSRDRKAITHFCYTFFRIGNNLKYLSIEEKLKIALFICDGISENEATSFPEEWLQYSSANLQERIHFIQNTYPEFQLERIFPFPESLSKNIDKSAFQQSFLQQPFLFLRIRPGNEKIVLQKLATENIPFQVINSNCISIVNNTKIETILRLNKEVTVQDISSQNTGAFLEIVKKYFPEKHSISVWDTCAASGGKSILAKDILQQTQLTVSDIRPAILNNLKQRFKEANINQYQIFVADLSKPIPSDKKYELIICDAPCTGSGTWARTPESLSIFTADKIELFQALQRKIISNCVPQLHKTGYFLYITCSVFEKENEANVQFIEENFSLKCIKQAAITGYAQNGDSMFAALFCTKK from the coding sequence ATGAATAATTATTTTCAAAAACATATAAGTCAGGCAGCTTCTTTAATTGTACAATATAATGGAACAGAGCCTCTACAATATTTTCTGAAGAAATATTTCTCGGCAAACAAAAAGCATGGTTCAAGAGATAGAAAAGCAATCACGCATTTTTGCTATACTTTTTTTAGAATCGGCAATAATTTAAAATATCTTTCTATAGAAGAGAAATTAAAAATCGCTCTCTTTATCTGTGATGGCATATCTGAAAATGAAGCAACAAGTTTTCCCGAAGAATGGCTACAATATTCATCTGCGAATTTGCAAGAAAGGATTCATTTTATACAAAATACTTATCCTGAATTTCAATTAGAGAGAATTTTTCCATTCCCCGAATCACTATCTAAAAATATTGATAAGAGTGCATTTCAGCAATCTTTCCTACAACAACCTTTTCTATTTTTGCGTATCAGACCAGGAAATGAAAAAATCGTCCTTCAAAAATTAGCCACAGAAAACATTCCTTTTCAAGTTATTAACAGCAATTGTATTTCCATTGTAAATAATACTAAAATTGAGACGATATTACGACTAAATAAAGAAGTAACTGTGCAAGATATCAGCTCTCAAAATACCGGTGCTTTTTTAGAAATTGTAAAAAAATATTTTCCTGAAAAACATTCTATTTCCGTTTGGGACACATGCGCTGCGAGTGGGGGTAAATCTATATTGGCAAAAGACATTTTACAGCAAACCCAACTGACTGTGTCGGATATTAGACCTGCTATTCTAAACAACCTTAAACAGCGTTTTAAAGAAGCGAATATTAATCAATATCAAATATTCGTGGCAGATTTATCTAAACCCATCCCTTCCGATAAAAAGTATGAATTGATTATCTGTGATGCACCCTGTACCGGCTCCGGCACTTGGGCAAGAACGCCCGAAAGTCTTTCAATTTTTACTGCTGATAAAATAGAATTATTCCAGGCTTTACAGAGAAAAATTATTTCCAATTGTGTTCCACAACTACATAAAACCGGTTATTTTTTATACATCACTTGCTCTGTATTTGAAAAAGAAAACGAAGCTAATGTGCAATTTATAGAAGAGAATTTCTCACTTAAGTGCATAAAACAAGCAGCTATTACAGGTTATGCACAGAATGGTGATTCCATGTTCGCAGCATTGTTTTGTACAAAAAAATAA
- a CDS encoding YihY/virulence factor BrkB family protein encodes MTPFERKLLDSPPLKLLKKMLKAISVPGAKNISFYDVTALFVEQVNEEGLNVRAGAISFNLLIAVPACLLFLCTLLPYITSSKLFYFELQNMILHFTPNIGARQLMLKFLEEIFSKTKNGMLSLGFILAIFYSSNAMMGIIRTFDRSLKEKAKTNFIKKRLRAMKLTMILFMLFIGTLIISMGQGMLFQRIMQVLSIHNLKVQLLIKSLRWFVIAALFLFSTCFIYKYAPTLDKRKKLFSLGAIIATCLLIFSTTLFSFWAQNFSNYSKFYGTIGSILVMMMLIFVNSFVLLIGYELDLSIEELKRRQHSIEVKTN; translated from the coding sequence GTGACCCCTTTCGAAAGAAAATTATTAGATAGTCCACCGCTCAAGCTTTTGAAAAAAATGTTGAAGGCTATTTCAGTGCCAGGAGCAAAGAATATTTCCTTCTATGATGTGACTGCTTTATTTGTAGAACAAGTAAATGAGGAAGGGCTAAATGTTCGCGCCGGAGCTATCTCTTTTAACCTGCTCATCGCTGTTCCGGCATGTTTATTGTTTTTGTGTACGCTTCTACCCTATATTACCAGTTCAAAACTATTTTATTTTGAACTGCAAAATATGATTCTACATTTCACACCCAATATTGGCGCCAGGCAATTGATGTTGAAATTTTTAGAAGAAATCTTTAGTAAAACAAAAAATGGTATGCTTTCCTTAGGTTTCATCCTAGCTATTTTTTACTCCTCCAATGCTATGATGGGTATCATCAGGACTTTTGATAGATCCCTAAAAGAAAAAGCTAAAACCAACTTCATAAAGAAGCGCTTACGAGCTATGAAACTAACAATGATATTATTTATGCTTTTCATTGGCACGCTTATAATTTCAATGGGGCAGGGAATGCTTTTCCAAAGAATAATGCAAGTATTAAGCATCCACAATTTAAAAGTACAATTACTTATAAAAAGTTTGAGATGGTTTGTCATTGCAGCACTTTTTTTATTCAGTACTTGTTTTATTTATAAATATGCACCCACTTTGGACAAAAGAAAAAAACTATTTTCTTTAGGTGCCATAATCGCCACTTGTTTACTTATTTTCTCAACAACTTTATTTTCATTCTGGGCGCAAAACTTTTCAAACTATAGCAAATTTTATGGCACTATCGGTTCCATATTAGTTATGATGATGTTGATATTTGTAAATTCATTTGTATTACTCATTGGTTACGAACTAGATTTAAGTATTGAAGAATTAAAAAGAAGGCAGCATTCAATCGAGGTAAAAACAAACTAA
- the mltG gene encoding endolytic transglycosylase MltG yields the protein MKIFGKLITIIILITLLIAAWLLFSRATSFNGKLKHIYINPASTLSFQAQIEEQINKGDIIDNVKAFNFFAQYSGAFTALTPGRFTIKKGESIYSIIQMFKHNRQDTVHFTIKRVRTLKGFAAMLGNNFISDSAKSLAFISSNDSLRPFGVDTFTFTTLLLPGTYDMKWQYTMPQILSIFAKAKENFWQSNNRRERAAALGLTPEQATTLASIVEDETLKNSEKDTIAGVYLNRLQRGMPLAADPTIKFALNDFTIKRILFEDLKVKSPYNTYINKGLPPGAICTPDSATIEAVLNAPKTDYLFFVAKPDFSGYHNFSIDFKSHALKAKEYQDALDARNIQ from the coding sequence ATGAAAATTTTTGGCAAACTTATCACGATAATAATTTTAATAACGCTGCTGATAGCTGCATGGCTTCTATTTTCAAGAGCTACCTCATTCAATGGCAAGTTGAAACATATTTATATTAATCCTGCTTCTACCCTAAGCTTTCAAGCACAAATTGAAGAACAAATTAATAAAGGAGATATTATCGACAATGTTAAAGCATTCAATTTCTTTGCACAATATTCAGGTGCTTTTACTGCACTTACCCCCGGCAGGTTTACTATAAAAAAAGGAGAAAGTATCTATAGCATAATTCAGATGTTTAAACATAACCGCCAAGATACTGTCCATTTTACCATCAAAAGAGTACGCACGCTCAAAGGCTTTGCTGCAATGTTAGGAAATAATTTTATTAGCGATTCAGCAAAAAGTCTTGCATTTATTAGCAGCAACGATTCATTACGTCCCTTTGGTGTAGACACATTTACATTCACAACACTCCTTCTTCCAGGCACTTACGATATGAAATGGCAATATACAATGCCTCAAATATTAAGCATATTTGCTAAAGCAAAAGAAAACTTCTGGCAGTCAAATAATCGCAGAGAAAGGGCTGCAGCACTGGGATTAACGCCCGAACAAGCAACTACGCTTGCTTCCATTGTTGAAGATGAAACACTTAAAAACAGCGAGAAAGACACCATCGCCGGCGTATATTTAAACCGCTTGCAACGCGGCATGCCATTAGCAGCAGACCCTACTATAAAATTCGCACTAAATGATTTCACCATTAAAAGAATTTTATTTGAAGACTTAAAAGTGAAATCGCCTTATAATACTTACATAAACAAAGGATTGCCACCAGGTGCTATTTGCACACCGGATTCTGCGACAATAGAAGCGGTTCTAAATGCGCCAAAGACAGACTATCTATTTTTTGTAGCAAAGCCCGATTTTAGCGGTTATCATAACTTTAGTATAGATTTTAAATCCCATGCTTTAAAGGCAAAAGAATATCAGGATGCCTTAGATGCGCGTAACATTCAATAA
- the secG gene encoding preprotein translocase subunit SecG — MSLLFFILVVIISIVLAFFVLIQNPEGGGLSGSIGGFSNQIMGVKKTNNVLEKGTWVFAAILSIMCLFSVIIFSGKSTSVNENSLKQLNTTSAPAQQQAPAPAAPQQTTPATPAK, encoded by the coding sequence ATGTCTTTGTTATTTTTTATATTAGTAGTTATTATAAGTATCGTGTTGGCTTTTTTCGTATTAATCCAAAATCCGGAAGGAGGTGGCCTTTCAGGTTCTATTGGTGGTTTTAGCAATCAAATAATGGGGGTGAAGAAAACCAACAATGTATTAGAAAAAGGCACTTGGGTTTTTGCCGCTATTTTAAGTATTATGTGCTTATTTTCTGTTATTATTTTCAGCGGAAAGTCAACTAGCGTAAACGAGAATTCCTTAAAGCAATTGAATACAACAAGCGCTCCGGCACAACAACAAGCGCCAGCTCCTGCTGCGCCTCAGCAAACTACACCCGCTACTCCTGCAAAATAA
- a CDS encoding LptE family protein, with protein sequence MRATKNIYAVLFLFLCISFSSCGIYTFHDVSVPDGVKTVKIGFIENKATYVNPRLSSQLTDAFVQLVANQTKLNRKDDNDADYVINSTITSYSVSTSGISGNQASQNRLTVSVHMQLIDNFKKDTKQFDVSSDFDFAASLSLQEAENKLMPDILKNLSEAMFNKIFSNW encoded by the coding sequence ATGCGCGCTACTAAAAATATTTATGCAGTACTTTTTCTTTTTTTATGTATATCATTTTCCTCATGCGGAATCTATACTTTTCATGATGTAAGTGTACCTGACGGTGTAAAAACTGTAAAGATTGGCTTTATAGAAAATAAAGCGACTTATGTAAATCCACGGCTCAGTTCGCAACTTACCGATGCCTTTGTACAATTGGTAGCCAATCAAACCAAACTTAACCGCAAGGATGATAATGATGCCGATTATGTAATTAACAGTACCATTACTTCTTACAGTGTTTCGACTTCAGGTATTTCAGGAAATCAAGCAAGTCAAAACAGGCTTACGGTTTCAGTGCACATGCAACTTATTGATAATTTCAAAAAAGATACAAAACAATTTGATGTAAGCAGTGATTTTGACTTTGCAGCCAGTTTAAGTTTGCAAGAGGCTGAAAACAAATTGATGCCCGATATTCTTAAGAACCTTTCGGAAGCCATGTTTAATAAAATTTTCTCCAACTGGTAG
- a CDS encoding TlpA disulfide reductase family protein produces MKKYFLLLFLPMVAITIFSCQQQKKDSYTINGDVSGLTDPYIYLSTRVGDSMRVDSAAVKEGKFTFTGKADQPTMAALYLKNRRSGVQFYLQNADIKISGNVDSLSNAKITGSPTQDDFEAYKSSIKEYTVQEDSAYSKYQTARQMNDTATTAVIEKQVDSLDKLIEVKTKSFIADHPKSYVSLGRLQTLTYSTSYADLNKMFTSLDTSLQNSETGKKLADQLATMKKTAIGETAMPFTLNDVNGKPISLSDFKGKYVLVDFWASWCGPCRAENPNVVKTFNQYKNKNFTILGVSLDEDAAAWKQAIDHDKLAWTQVSDLKGWKNEVAQEYGVRAIPANFLIDPNGIIVAHNLRGEELSSKLAEVLK; encoded by the coding sequence ATGAAAAAGTATTTCCTTCTATTGTTTTTGCCAATGGTAGCAATAACAATTTTTTCTTGTCAACAACAAAAAAAAGATAGTTATACCATCAATGGAGATGTTTCGGGTTTAACGGATCCTTATATCTATCTAAGTACTCGTGTTGGAGATTCCATGAGAGTGGATTCTGCTGCTGTAAAAGAAGGTAAATTTACTTTCACGGGTAAAGCTGATCAACCAACGATGGCTGCTCTTTATTTAAAAAATAGAAGGAGCGGCGTTCAATTTTATTTGCAAAATGCGGATATAAAAATTAGCGGCAATGTAGATTCTTTGAGCAATGCAAAAATTACAGGCTCTCCTACACAGGATGATTTTGAAGCGTACAAATCATCGATAAAAGAATATACAGTTCAAGAAGATAGTGCTTACTCAAAATATCAAACTGCTCGTCAGATGAATGATACTGCTACTACGGCTGTCATCGAAAAACAAGTAGATAGCTTGGATAAATTAATTGAAGTAAAAACAAAATCTTTTATTGCAGATCACCCCAAAAGCTATGTGAGCCTAGGCAGATTACAAACTTTGACTTATTCAACTAGCTATGCTGATTTGAATAAGATGTTTACTTCATTAGATACTTCTTTGCAAAATTCGGAAACGGGTAAAAAATTAGCTGACCAATTGGCTACGATGAAAAAGACAGCTATTGGAGAAACAGCCATGCCTTTTACGCTTAATGATGTAAATGGCAAGCCCATAAGCCTTTCGGATTTTAAAGGCAAATATGTATTAGTAGATTTCTGGGCAAGTTGGTGTGGCCCTTGTCGTGCAGAAAATCCGAATGTAGTTAAAACATTTAACCAGTATAAAAATAAAAACTTCACTATCCTGGGTGTGTCTTTAGATGAAGATGCTGCTGCTTGGAAACAAGCAATTGACCATGACAAACTTGCTTGGACACAGGTTTCTGATTTAAAAGGATGGAAGAATGAAGTGGCTCAGGAATATGGTGTACGTGCTATTCCTGCTAACTTTTTAATCGATCCAAATGGTATAATTGTTGCACATAATTTGCGCGGAGAAGAATTGTCTAGCAAATTAGCTGAAGTGCTGAAATAA